A stretch of DNA from Candidatus Methylomirabilis sp.:
AAGCCCTTTCCCTCTCGGATCGCATCGCCGTCCTCAATCAAGGGAAGCTCCTCCAGGTCGGGACCCCCAGGGAACTGTATGAGGAGCCGGCAACCCCCTTCGTGGCTGACTTCATCGGGGTGAATAACCTCATCCCGGGAACCGTCGCGGGAGAGCGGGATGGCCTGCTCCGGGTCCAAACGGCCCTGGGGGAGCTTCAGGCCCTCCGGCGCCTGGGCCTGAAGTCCGGCGACCGGTGCCTGCTCTCCGTCCGCCCCGAGAACGCCTCCCTGGCCCCGGCAGGGGGAGACGGAGGGAAGGAGAACCGGATCCCCGGCAAGATCGCCTTCGCCTCCTATCTGGGGAACA
This window harbors:
- a CDS encoding TOBE domain-containing protein; protein product: ALSLSDRIAVLNQGKLLQVGTPRELYEEPATPFVADFIGVNNLIPGTVAGERDGLLRVQTALGELQALRRLGLKSGDRCLLSVRPENASLAPAGGDGGKENRIPGKIAFASYLGNTLRYDVEAAGGTLLKVDVRDPWRHERLEVGVSVTVLLPAEGTLPVPA